A stretch of the Leopardus geoffroyi isolate Oge1 chromosome B2, O.geoffroyi_Oge1_pat1.0, whole genome shotgun sequence genome encodes the following:
- the COL11A2 gene encoding collagen alpha-2(XI) chain isoform X7, translating into MERCSRCHRLLLLVPLVLGLSAVPAWAGVPSVDVLRALRFPSLPDGVRRARGICPADVAYRVSRPAQLSAPTRQLFPGGFPKDFSLLTAVRTRPGLQAPLLTLYSAQGVRQLGLELGRPFRFLYEDQTGRPRPPAQPVFRGLSLADGKWHRVAVAVKGQSVTLIVDCKKRVTRPLPRSARPLLDTHGVIIFGARILDEEVFEGDIQELVIVPGVQAAYESCEQKELECEGAWRERPQKQHSHRAQRSPKQQPPRLHRPQNQEPQRQPTESFFYDYETPYYDEMTTGTTPDYQAARGPRGLKGEKGEPAVLEPGMLVEGPPGPEGPAGLIGPPGIQGNPGPVGDPGERGPPGRAGLPGSDGAPGPPGTSLMLPFRFGSGGGDKGPVVAAQEAQAQAILQQARLALRGPPGPMGYTGRPGPLGQPGSPGLKGESGDLGPQGPRGPQGLTGPPGKAGRRGRAGADGARGMPGEPGVKGDRGFDGLPGLPGEKGHRGDTGAQGLPGPPGEDGERGDDGEIGPRGLPGESGPRGLLGPKGPPGIPGPPGVRGMDGPHGPKGSLGPQGEPGPPGQQGTPGTQGLPGPQGAIGPHGEKGPRGKPGLPGMPGSDGPPGHPGKEGPPGTKGNQGPSGPQGPLGYPGPRGVKGVDGIRGLKGHKGEKGEDGFPGFKGDMGVKGDRGEVGVPGSRGEDGPEGPKGRTGPTGDPGPPGLMGEKGKLGVPGLPGYPGRQGPKGSLGFPGFPGASGEKGARGLSGKSGPRGERGPTGPRGQRGPRGATGKSGAKGTSGGDGPHGPPGERGLPGPQGPNGFPGPKGPPGPPGKDGLPGHPGQRGEVGFQGKTGPPGPPGVVGPQGAAGETGPMGERGHPGPPGPPGEQGLTGTSGKEGTKGDPGPPGAPGKDGPAGLRGFPGERGLPGIAGGPGLKGNEGPAGPPGPAGSPGERGAAGSGGPIGPPGRPGPQGPPGAAGEKGVPGEKGPIGPTGRDGVQGPVGLPGPAGPPGVAGEDGDKGEVGDPGQKGTKGNKGEHGPPGPPGPIGPVGQPGAAGADGEPGARGPQGHFGAKGDEGTRGFNGPPGPIGLQGLPGPSGEKGETGDVGPMGPPGPPGPRGPAGPNGADGPQGPPGGVGNLGPPGEKGEPGESGSPGVQGEPGVKGPRGERGEKGESGQPGEAGPPGPKGPTGDDGPKGNPGPVGFPGDPGPPGEGGPRGQDGAKGDRGEDGEPGQPGSPGPTGENGPPGPLGKRGPAGTPGPEGRQGEKGAKGDPGAVGAPGKTGPVGPAGPAGKPGPDGLRGLPGSVGQQGRPGAPGQAGPPGPVGPPGLPGLRGDVGAKGEKGHPGLIGLIGPPGEQGEKGDRGLPGPQGSAGQKGETGIPGASGPVGPGGPPGLPGPAGPKGAKGATGPAGPKGEKGVQGPPGHPGPPGEVIQPLPIQMPKKTRRSVDGSRLMQEDEAIPAGGAPGSAGGLEEIFGSLDSLREEIEQMRRPTGTQDSPARTCQDLKLCHPELPDGEYWVDPNQGCARDAFRVFCNFTAGGETCVTPRDDVTQFSYVDSEGSPVGVVQLTFLRLLSVSAHQDVSYPCSGMARDGPLKLRGANEDELSLETSPYVKEFRDGCQTQQGRTVLEVRTPVLEQLPVLDASFSDLGAPPKRGGVLLGPVCFMG; encoded by the exons ATGGAGCGGTGCAGCCGCTGTCATCGCCTCCTCCTGCTGGTACCGCTGGTGCTGGGGCTGAGCGCCGTCCCTGCCTGGGCAG GTGTACCCTCTGTGGATGTGCTCCGGGCCCTGAGGTTCCCCTCCCTTCCTGATGGTGTCCGGAGGGCGAGAGGCATCTGTCCAGCTGATGTGGCCTACCGAGTGTCCCGACCTGCCCAGCTCAGTGCACCCACCCGCCAGCTCTTCCCAG GAGGTTTTCCCAAAGATTTCTCATTGCTGACTGCTGTCCGGACCCGCCCTGGCCTCCAGGCTCCCCTCCTGACTCTCTATAGTGCCCAGGGTGTCCGACAGCTGGGCCTGGAGCTTGGCCGACCCTTCCGCTTCCTGTATGAGGACCAGACTGGAAGGCCTCGACCCCCCGCTCAGCCAGTCTTCCGAGGCCTCAGCCTAGCAGATGGCAA GTGGCACCGTGTGGCAGTGGCTGTGAAGGGCCAGTCTGTCACCCTCATAGTTGACTGCAAGAAGCGAGTCACCCGGCCTCTCCCCCGAAGTGCTCGTCCGCTGTTGGACACCCATGGAGTGATTATCTTTGGTGCCCGTATCCTGGATGAAGAAGTGTTTGAG GGTGACATCCAGGAGCTTGTCATTGTCCCAGGGGTGCAAGCTGCCTACGAATCCTGTGAACAGAAGGAGCTGGAGTGTGAGGGAGCTTGGAGGGAGAGACCTCAGAAACAACACTCTCACAGGGCCCAGAGATCTCCAAAGCAGCAGCCACCAAGACTTCATAGGCCACAAAATCAGGAACCCCAGCGACAG CCCACTGAGTCTTTCTTCTATGACTACGAGACCCCCTATTATGATGAGATGACTACAGGGACGACCCCTGATTATCAG GCTGCCCGTGGACCCCGGGGgctgaagggagagaagggggaaccTGCGGTGCTGGAACCT GGTATGCTGGTGGAGGGGCCTCCTGGCCCAGAAGGCCCTGCG GGGTTGATTGGTCCCCCTGGCATCCAGGGCAACCCAGGCCCAGTTGGAGACCCTGGCGAGAGG GGCCCCCCTGGCCGAGCAGGGCTCCCTGGATCAGATGGGGCCCCTGGACCTCCTGGCACATCGCTCATGCTCCCA ttcCGGTTTGGCAGTGGTGGGGGTGACAAGGGCCCTGTGGTAGCAGCCCAGGAGGCTCAGGCCCAGGCGATTCTGCAGCAAGCACGG CTGGCGCTCCGAGGACCCCCTGGCCCCATGGGATACACAGGCCGCCCTGGACCCTTG GGACAGCCTGGGAGCCCTGGCCTGAAAGGAGAATCTGGAGACCTAGGACCTCAG GGCCCCAGAGGACCTCAAGGCCTCACAGGCCCTCCTGGCAAGGCTGGGCGAAGG GGCCGAGCAGGTGCTGATGGAGCTCGAGGGATGCCTGGAGAACCAGGAGTGAAG GGTGACCGAGGTTTTGATGGACTCCCAGGGCTACCTGGGGAGAAGGGACATAGG GGTGATACTGGTGCCCAGGGCCTTCCTGGCCCCCCTGGTGAGGATGGAGAGCGG GGAGACGATGGGGAGATTGGGCCTCGGGGACTGCCTGGAGAATCA GGACCTCGAGGTCTCCTTGGCCCCAAAGGCCCACCTGGTATTCCTGGACCCCCG GGAGTCCGAGGCATGGATGGTCCCCATGGTCCCAAAGGGAGCTTG GGACCCCAGGGAGAGCCAGGACCTCCTGGACAACAGGGCACTCCTGGAACCCAG ggtctccctgggccccagggtgCCATTGGCCCTCATGGAGAGAAG GGTCCCCGAGGGAAACCAGGGCTCCCTGGCATGCCTGGCTCAGATGGACCTCCG GGTCACCCTGGGAAGGAAGGTCCCCCTGGAACCAAAGGAAACCAG ggTCCATCTGGACCTCAGGGTCCTCTAGGATATCCGGGACCTCGAGGTGTCAAG GGTGTGGATGGAATTCGTGGTCTGAAGGGCCATAAGGGTGAAAAG GGCGAGGATGGCTTTCCCGGGTTCAAAGGGGACATGGGTGTGAAAGGTGACAGG GGAGAGGTTGGAGTTCCTGGTTCCAGGGGAGAAGATGGTCCTGAGGGACCAAAGGGACGTACTGGACCCACTGGAGACCCTGGCCCCCCTGGGCTCATGGGCGAGAAG GGCAAGCTGGGTGTTCCTGGTCTGCCTGGCTACCCTGGACGCCAGGGTCCCAAG GGCTCCCTGGGATTTCCTGGTTTTCCTGGCGCCAGTGGAGAGAAGGGAGCCCGG GGCCTGTCAGGGAAATCAGGGCCTCGGGGAGAGCGGGGCCCCACG GGTCCACGGGGTCAGCGGGGACCCCGAGGTGCCACAGGGAAGTCTGGAGCTAAG GGAACATCAGGTGGTGATGGCCCCCATGGGCCCCCTGGAGAAAGG GGTCTCCCTGGACCTCAAGGCCCCAATGGATTTCCTGGCCCCAAAGGACCTCCG GGTCCCCCTGGGAAGGACGGGCTTCCAGGACACCCAGGCCAGAGAGGAGAAGTG gGTTTCCAAGGGAAGACTGGCCCCCCTGGCCCTCCAGGGGTGGTGGGACCTCAG gGAGCAGCAGGAGAAACTGGGCCCATGGGGGAGAGAGGTCACCCAGGACCCCCAGGGCCTCCTGGAGAGCAGGGACTGACTGGAACATctggaaaagaaggaacaaag ggTGACCCTggtcccccaggggccccagggaagGATGGACCTGCTGGTCTGAGGGGTTTCCCAGGAGAGAGAGGCCTCCCGGGCATTGCC GGTGGACCCGGTTTGAAGGGAAACGAAGGTCCGGCTGGTCCTCCTGGCCCTGCA GGCTCCCCTGGGGAGCGAGGTGCAGCAGGATCAGGGGGACCCATTGGCCCCCCAGGGCGCCCTGGCCCACAGGGTCCCCCTGGAGCTGCAGGAGAGAAAGGTGTCCCG GGTGAGAAGGGCCCCATTGGTCCAACTGGCCGAGATGGGGTGCAAGGCCCTGTGGGGCTTCCTGGTCCCGCTGGACCCCCAGGCGTGGCAGGAGAGGATGGAGACAAG GGTGAGGTGGGAGACCCTGGACAGAAGGGCACTAAAGGGAATAAGGGTGAACAT GGCCCTCCTGGACCCCCTGGGCCCATTGGTCCCGTGGGGCAACCTGGAGCAGCG GGAGCAGATGGGGAGCCCGGAGCTCGGGGACCCCAGGGACACTTTGGAGCCAAAGGCGATGAAGGAACAAGAGGATTCAATGGGCCCCCGGGACCCATTGGCCTACAG GGTTTGCCAGGCCCCtcgggggagaaaggagaaacaggAGATGTGGGCCCTATG GGACCTCCGGGCCCCCCAGGACCTCGAGGCCCAGCTGGACCCAATGGAGCTGAT GGTCCGCAAGGTCCCCCGGGAGGTGTTGGGAACCTGGGTCCCCCTGGAGAGAAG GGGGAGCCAGGAGAATCAGGATCTCCAGGGGTCCAGGGCGAGCCAGGTGTCAAG GGCCCACGTGGGGAgcgtggggagaaaggagaatcgGGGCAGCCAGGAGAGGCCGGACCACCAGGGCCTAAAGGCCCCACTGGTGATGATGGCCCCAAAGGGAACCCT GGTCCTGTTGGTTTTCCTGGTGATCCTGGCCCTCCTGGAGAAGGTGGCCCTCGG GGCCAGGATGGTGCAAAGGGTGACCGAGGAGAGGATGGCGAGCCAGGACAGCCT GGATCCCCTGGTCCCACTGGGGAGAATGGACCCCCTGGACCACTTGGGAAGCGG GGTCCCGCTGGCACACCTGGTCCTGAGGGGCGGCAAGGAGAGAAGGGGGCCAAG GGGGATCCTGGAGCTGTAGGTGCCCCGGGGAAGACAGGCCCCGTGGGCCCTGCAGGCCCAGCAGGGAAACCTGGTCCTGATGGGTTAAGAGGGCTCCCAGGCTCAGTG GGTCAGCAAGGCCGTCCTGGGGCCCCGGGCCAGGCTGGGCCTCCAGGTCCTGTG GGACCTCCGGGGCTTCCTGGCCTCCGGGGTGATGTCGGAGCCAAGGGAGAGAAG GGTCACCCAGGTCTCATCGGACTGATCGGGCcccctggggagcagggagagaagggtgaTCGGGGACTTCCTGGCCCCCAGGGCTCCGCTGGACAGAAGGGAGAGACG GGTATTCCAGGAGCGTCTGGGCCTGTTGGTCCCGGAGGGCCCCCTGGCCTCCCC GGACCTGCTGGCCCCAAAGGAGCCAAAGGAGCCACA GGCCCAGCTGGACCCAAGGGAGAGAAGGGCGTCCAGGGTCCTCCGGGACACCCG GGCCCCCCGGGGGAGGTGATCCAGCCCCTGCCCATCCAGATGCCCAAAAAGACTCGGCGCTCGGTGGACGGAAGCCGCCTGATGCAAGAGGATGAGGCCATACCGGCTGGGGGGGCTCCGGGCAGTGCTGGGGGGCTGGAGGAGATCTTTGGCTCACTGGACTCCCTGCGGGAGGAGATTGAGCAGATGAGGCGGCCGACAGGGACCCAGGACAGCCCCGCTCGCACCTGCCAGGACCTGAAGCTCTGCCACCCGGAGCTGCCTGATG GAGAGTACTGGGTCGACCCCAACCAGGGCTGTGCTCGGGATGCCTTCCGGGTTTTCTGCAACTTTACAGCAGGAGGGGAAACATGTGTGACGCCCCGGGATGATGTCACACAA TTCTCTTACGTGGACTCAGAAGGCTCCCCGGTAGGTGTGGTCCAGCTCACCTTCCTGCGGCTGCTCAGCGTCTCAGCCCACCAGGATGTCTCCTACCCGTGCTCTGGGATGGCCCGCGATGGTCCTCTGAAGCTCCGGGGGGCCAACGAGGATGAGCTGAGCCTGGAGACCAGCCCCTACGTCAAGGAATTCAGAGACGGCTGTCAG ACACAGCAAGGCCGCACGGTGCTGGAGGTGCGAACACCTGTGCTGGAGCAGCTACCAGTGCTGGACGCCTCCTTCTCAGACCTGGGGGCCCCCCCGAAGCGGGGAGGGGTGCTGCTGGGGCCTGTCTGCTTCATGGGCTAG
- the COL11A2 gene encoding collagen alpha-2(XI) chain isoform X6: MERCSRCHRLLLLVPLVLGLSAVPAWAGVPSVDVLRALRFPSLPDGVRRARGICPADVAYRVSRPAQLSAPTRQLFPGGFPKDFSLLTAVRTRPGLQAPLLTLYSAQGVRQLGLELGRPFRFLYEDQTGRPRPPAQPVFRGLSLADGKWHRVAVAVKGQSVTLIVDCKKRVTRPLPRSARPLLDTHGVIIFGARILDEEVFEGDIQELVIVPGVQAAYESCEQKELECEGAWRERPQKQHSHRAQRSPKQQPPRLHRPQNQEPQRQPTESFFYDYETPYYDEMTTGTTPDYQDPTPGGEEGTLEPSPLPPHEEAARGPRGLKGEKGEPAVLEPGMLVEGPPGPEGPAGLIGPPGIQGNPGPVGDPGERGPPGRAGLPGSDGAPGPPGTSLMLPFRFGSGGGDKGPVVAAQEAQAQAILQQARLALRGPPGPMGYTGRPGPLGQPGSPGLKGESGDLGPQGPRGPQGLTGPPGKAGRRGRAGADGARGMPGEPGVKGDRGFDGLPGLPGEKGHRGDTGAQGLPGPPGEDGERGDDGEIGPRGLPGESGPRGLLGPKGPPGIPGPPGVRGMDGPHGPKGSLGPQGEPGPPGQQGTPGTQGLPGPQGAIGPHGEKGPRGKPGLPGMPGSDGPPGHPGKEGPPGTKGNQGPSGPQGPLGYPGPRGVKGVDGIRGLKGHKGEKGEDGFPGFKGDMGVKGDRGEVGVPGSRGEDGPEGPKGRTGPTGDPGPPGLMGEKGKLGVPGLPGYPGRQGPKGSLGFPGFPGASGEKGARGLSGKSGPRGERGPTGPRGQRGPRGATGKSGAKGTSGGDGPHGPPGERGLPGPQGPNGFPGPKGPPGPPGKDGLPGHPGQRGEVGFQGKTGPPGPPGVVGPQGAAGETGPMGERGHPGPPGPPGEQGLTGTSGKEGTKGDPGPPGAPGKDGPAGLRGFPGERGLPGIAGGPGLKGNEGPAGPPGPAGSPGERGAAGSGGPIGPPGRPGPQGPPGAAGEKGVPGEKGPIGPTGRDGVQGPVGLPGPAGPPGVAGEDGDKGEVGDPGQKGTKGNKGEHGPPGPPGPIGPVGQPGAAGADGEPGARGPQGHFGAKGDEGTRGFNGPPGPIGLQGLPGPSGEKGETGDVGPMGPPGPPGPRGPAGPNGADGPQGPPGGVGNLGPPGEKGEPGESGSPGVQGEPGVKGPRGERGEKGESGQPGEAGPPGPKGPTGDDGPKGNPGPVGFPGDPGPPGEGGPRGQDGAKGDRGEDGEPGQPGSPGPTGENGPPGPLGKRGPAGTPGPEGRQGEKGAKGDPGAVGAPGKTGPVGPAGPAGKPGPDGLRGLPGSVGQQGRPGAPGQAGPPGPVGPPGLPGLRGDVGAKGEKGHPGLIGLIGPPGEQGEKGDRGLPGPQGSAGQKGETGIPGASGPVGPGGPPGLPGPAGPKGAKGATGPAGPKGEKGVQGPPGHPGPPGEVIQPLPIQMPKKTRRSVDGSRLMQEDEAIPAGGAPGSAGGLEEIFGSLDSLREEIEQMRRPTGTQDSPARTCQDLKLCHPELPDGEYWVDPNQGCARDAFRVFCNFTAGGETCVTPRDDVTQFSYVDSEGSPVGVVQLTFLRLLSVSAHQDVSYPCSGMARDGPLKLRGANEDELSLETSPYVKEFRDGCQTQQGRTVLEVRTPVLEQLPVLDASFSDLGAPPKRGGVLLGPVCFMG, translated from the exons ATGGAGCGGTGCAGCCGCTGTCATCGCCTCCTCCTGCTGGTACCGCTGGTGCTGGGGCTGAGCGCCGTCCCTGCCTGGGCAG GTGTACCCTCTGTGGATGTGCTCCGGGCCCTGAGGTTCCCCTCCCTTCCTGATGGTGTCCGGAGGGCGAGAGGCATCTGTCCAGCTGATGTGGCCTACCGAGTGTCCCGACCTGCCCAGCTCAGTGCACCCACCCGCCAGCTCTTCCCAG GAGGTTTTCCCAAAGATTTCTCATTGCTGACTGCTGTCCGGACCCGCCCTGGCCTCCAGGCTCCCCTCCTGACTCTCTATAGTGCCCAGGGTGTCCGACAGCTGGGCCTGGAGCTTGGCCGACCCTTCCGCTTCCTGTATGAGGACCAGACTGGAAGGCCTCGACCCCCCGCTCAGCCAGTCTTCCGAGGCCTCAGCCTAGCAGATGGCAA GTGGCACCGTGTGGCAGTGGCTGTGAAGGGCCAGTCTGTCACCCTCATAGTTGACTGCAAGAAGCGAGTCACCCGGCCTCTCCCCCGAAGTGCTCGTCCGCTGTTGGACACCCATGGAGTGATTATCTTTGGTGCCCGTATCCTGGATGAAGAAGTGTTTGAG GGTGACATCCAGGAGCTTGTCATTGTCCCAGGGGTGCAAGCTGCCTACGAATCCTGTGAACAGAAGGAGCTGGAGTGTGAGGGAGCTTGGAGGGAGAGACCTCAGAAACAACACTCTCACAGGGCCCAGAGATCTCCAAAGCAGCAGCCACCAAGACTTCATAGGCCACAAAATCAGGAACCCCAGCGACAG CCCACTGAGTCTTTCTTCTATGACTACGAGACCCCCTATTATGATGAGATGACTACAGGGACGACCCCTGATTATCAG GATCCCACCCcaggtggagaggaaggaacCCTGGAACCAAGCCCTTTGCCACCCCATGAGGAG GCTGCCCGTGGACCCCGGGGgctgaagggagagaagggggaaccTGCGGTGCTGGAACCT GGTATGCTGGTGGAGGGGCCTCCTGGCCCAGAAGGCCCTGCG GGGTTGATTGGTCCCCCTGGCATCCAGGGCAACCCAGGCCCAGTTGGAGACCCTGGCGAGAGG GGCCCCCCTGGCCGAGCAGGGCTCCCTGGATCAGATGGGGCCCCTGGACCTCCTGGCACATCGCTCATGCTCCCA ttcCGGTTTGGCAGTGGTGGGGGTGACAAGGGCCCTGTGGTAGCAGCCCAGGAGGCTCAGGCCCAGGCGATTCTGCAGCAAGCACGG CTGGCGCTCCGAGGACCCCCTGGCCCCATGGGATACACAGGCCGCCCTGGACCCTTG GGACAGCCTGGGAGCCCTGGCCTGAAAGGAGAATCTGGAGACCTAGGACCTCAG GGCCCCAGAGGACCTCAAGGCCTCACAGGCCCTCCTGGCAAGGCTGGGCGAAGG GGCCGAGCAGGTGCTGATGGAGCTCGAGGGATGCCTGGAGAACCAGGAGTGAAG GGTGACCGAGGTTTTGATGGACTCCCAGGGCTACCTGGGGAGAAGGGACATAGG GGTGATACTGGTGCCCAGGGCCTTCCTGGCCCCCCTGGTGAGGATGGAGAGCGG GGAGACGATGGGGAGATTGGGCCTCGGGGACTGCCTGGAGAATCA GGACCTCGAGGTCTCCTTGGCCCCAAAGGCCCACCTGGTATTCCTGGACCCCCG GGAGTCCGAGGCATGGATGGTCCCCATGGTCCCAAAGGGAGCTTG GGACCCCAGGGAGAGCCAGGACCTCCTGGACAACAGGGCACTCCTGGAACCCAG ggtctccctgggccccagggtgCCATTGGCCCTCATGGAGAGAAG GGTCCCCGAGGGAAACCAGGGCTCCCTGGCATGCCTGGCTCAGATGGACCTCCG GGTCACCCTGGGAAGGAAGGTCCCCCTGGAACCAAAGGAAACCAG ggTCCATCTGGACCTCAGGGTCCTCTAGGATATCCGGGACCTCGAGGTGTCAAG GGTGTGGATGGAATTCGTGGTCTGAAGGGCCATAAGGGTGAAAAG GGCGAGGATGGCTTTCCCGGGTTCAAAGGGGACATGGGTGTGAAAGGTGACAGG GGAGAGGTTGGAGTTCCTGGTTCCAGGGGAGAAGATGGTCCTGAGGGACCAAAGGGACGTACTGGACCCACTGGAGACCCTGGCCCCCCTGGGCTCATGGGCGAGAAG GGCAAGCTGGGTGTTCCTGGTCTGCCTGGCTACCCTGGACGCCAGGGTCCCAAG GGCTCCCTGGGATTTCCTGGTTTTCCTGGCGCCAGTGGAGAGAAGGGAGCCCGG GGCCTGTCAGGGAAATCAGGGCCTCGGGGAGAGCGGGGCCCCACG GGTCCACGGGGTCAGCGGGGACCCCGAGGTGCCACAGGGAAGTCTGGAGCTAAG GGAACATCAGGTGGTGATGGCCCCCATGGGCCCCCTGGAGAAAGG GGTCTCCCTGGACCTCAAGGCCCCAATGGATTTCCTGGCCCCAAAGGACCTCCG GGTCCCCCTGGGAAGGACGGGCTTCCAGGACACCCAGGCCAGAGAGGAGAAGTG gGTTTCCAAGGGAAGACTGGCCCCCCTGGCCCTCCAGGGGTGGTGGGACCTCAG gGAGCAGCAGGAGAAACTGGGCCCATGGGGGAGAGAGGTCACCCAGGACCCCCAGGGCCTCCTGGAGAGCAGGGACTGACTGGAACATctggaaaagaaggaacaaag ggTGACCCTggtcccccaggggccccagggaagGATGGACCTGCTGGTCTGAGGGGTTTCCCAGGAGAGAGAGGCCTCCCGGGCATTGCC GGTGGACCCGGTTTGAAGGGAAACGAAGGTCCGGCTGGTCCTCCTGGCCCTGCA GGCTCCCCTGGGGAGCGAGGTGCAGCAGGATCAGGGGGACCCATTGGCCCCCCAGGGCGCCCTGGCCCACAGGGTCCCCCTGGAGCTGCAGGAGAGAAAGGTGTCCCG GGTGAGAAGGGCCCCATTGGTCCAACTGGCCGAGATGGGGTGCAAGGCCCTGTGGGGCTTCCTGGTCCCGCTGGACCCCCAGGCGTGGCAGGAGAGGATGGAGACAAG GGTGAGGTGGGAGACCCTGGACAGAAGGGCACTAAAGGGAATAAGGGTGAACAT GGCCCTCCTGGACCCCCTGGGCCCATTGGTCCCGTGGGGCAACCTGGAGCAGCG GGAGCAGATGGGGAGCCCGGAGCTCGGGGACCCCAGGGACACTTTGGAGCCAAAGGCGATGAAGGAACAAGAGGATTCAATGGGCCCCCGGGACCCATTGGCCTACAG GGTTTGCCAGGCCCCtcgggggagaaaggagaaacaggAGATGTGGGCCCTATG GGACCTCCGGGCCCCCCAGGACCTCGAGGCCCAGCTGGACCCAATGGAGCTGAT GGTCCGCAAGGTCCCCCGGGAGGTGTTGGGAACCTGGGTCCCCCTGGAGAGAAG GGGGAGCCAGGAGAATCAGGATCTCCAGGGGTCCAGGGCGAGCCAGGTGTCAAG GGCCCACGTGGGGAgcgtggggagaaaggagaatcgGGGCAGCCAGGAGAGGCCGGACCACCAGGGCCTAAAGGCCCCACTGGTGATGATGGCCCCAAAGGGAACCCT GGTCCTGTTGGTTTTCCTGGTGATCCTGGCCCTCCTGGAGAAGGTGGCCCTCGG GGCCAGGATGGTGCAAAGGGTGACCGAGGAGAGGATGGCGAGCCAGGACAGCCT GGATCCCCTGGTCCCACTGGGGAGAATGGACCCCCTGGACCACTTGGGAAGCGG GGTCCCGCTGGCACACCTGGTCCTGAGGGGCGGCAAGGAGAGAAGGGGGCCAAG GGGGATCCTGGAGCTGTAGGTGCCCCGGGGAAGACAGGCCCCGTGGGCCCTGCAGGCCCAGCAGGGAAACCTGGTCCTGATGGGTTAAGAGGGCTCCCAGGCTCAGTG GGTCAGCAAGGCCGTCCTGGGGCCCCGGGCCAGGCTGGGCCTCCAGGTCCTGTG GGACCTCCGGGGCTTCCTGGCCTCCGGGGTGATGTCGGAGCCAAGGGAGAGAAG GGTCACCCAGGTCTCATCGGACTGATCGGGCcccctggggagcagggagagaagggtgaTCGGGGACTTCCTGGCCCCCAGGGCTCCGCTGGACAGAAGGGAGAGACG GGTATTCCAGGAGCGTCTGGGCCTGTTGGTCCCGGAGGGCCCCCTGGCCTCCCC GGACCTGCTGGCCCCAAAGGAGCCAAAGGAGCCACA GGCCCAGCTGGACCCAAGGGAGAGAAGGGCGTCCAGGGTCCTCCGGGACACCCG GGCCCCCCGGGGGAGGTGATCCAGCCCCTGCCCATCCAGATGCCCAAAAAGACTCGGCGCTCGGTGGACGGAAGCCGCCTGATGCAAGAGGATGAGGCCATACCGGCTGGGGGGGCTCCGGGCAGTGCTGGGGGGCTGGAGGAGATCTTTGGCTCACTGGACTCCCTGCGGGAGGAGATTGAGCAGATGAGGCGGCCGACAGGGACCCAGGACAGCCCCGCTCGCACCTGCCAGGACCTGAAGCTCTGCCACCCGGAGCTGCCTGATG GAGAGTACTGGGTCGACCCCAACCAGGGCTGTGCTCGGGATGCCTTCCGGGTTTTCTGCAACTTTACAGCAGGAGGGGAAACATGTGTGACGCCCCGGGATGATGTCACACAA TTCTCTTACGTGGACTCAGAAGGCTCCCCGGTAGGTGTGGTCCAGCTCACCTTCCTGCGGCTGCTCAGCGTCTCAGCCCACCAGGATGTCTCCTACCCGTGCTCTGGGATGGCCCGCGATGGTCCTCTGAAGCTCCGGGGGGCCAACGAGGATGAGCTGAGCCTGGAGACCAGCCCCTACGTCAAGGAATTCAGAGACGGCTGTCAG ACACAGCAAGGCCGCACGGTGCTGGAGGTGCGAACACCTGTGCTGGAGCAGCTACCAGTGCTGGACGCCTCCTTCTCAGACCTGGGGGCCCCCCCGAAGCGGGGAGGGGTGCTGCTGGGGCCTGTCTGCTTCATGGGCTAG